A stretch of Bradyrhizobium sp. CCBAU 53338 DNA encodes these proteins:
- a CDS encoding feruloyl-CoA synthase, with amino-acid sequence MSAQPSSSSTERGASNSPLRPISFGDPAVDIERRADGTIYLRPRQPLGDYPVRITDRLHHWAATTPDRIFMAEREGGRGWRKITYAELLTASRHIASALIQRGLSAERPVVILSGNSIDHALLAFGAFYAGVPFCPVSPAYSLVSKDYGKLSYLMKLLTPGLVFAEDADKFADALAANVSHGTEIAASYGSVPGRDVTLLADLMATPLRSDLDAVHGKIGPDTIAKFLLTSGSTGNPKAVINTQRMICANQVMLRETLAFLKDEPPVIIDWLPWNHTFGGNHNIGLTLYNGGSMYLDAGKPMPGGIEETVRNLQEISPTVYFNVPKGYESLLPYLRDDQGLRAKFFDRLHAMFFSGAALSPFVWNSLDELAVKEKGYRVPMLTGLGATETAPFFMSVNPRTSRSGHVGLPVSGNDAKLVPNNGKLEVRAKGPNVMPGYWRQPDISAKSFDEEGFYKMGDALKPADLNDLNAGFDFDGRVSEDFKLASGTWVSVGPLRARLTAACAPLVRDVVIAGINRDEVSALVVLDLDGCRLVNPTLPADDLTVTARDRLVREAFRERLTRFLTQATGSSTRVTRAILMDTPLSIDKGEVTDKGSINQRAVLEHRTALIDELYAANPSDRVISVG; translated from the coding sequence ATGAGCGCACAGCCGTCCTCTTCCAGCACAGAGCGCGGCGCGAGCAATTCTCCGCTGCGACCGATCTCGTTCGGCGATCCCGCCGTCGACATCGAGCGTCGCGCCGATGGCACGATCTATCTGCGGCCGAGGCAGCCGCTTGGCGACTATCCCGTCCGCATCACCGACCGCCTGCATCATTGGGCGGCGACGACCCCAGACCGCATCTTCATGGCCGAGCGCGAGGGCGGCCGCGGCTGGCGCAAAATCACCTATGCTGAACTTCTGACCGCGAGCCGGCACATTGCATCCGCATTGATCCAGCGCGGCCTGTCGGCGGAGCGGCCGGTCGTCATCCTCTCCGGCAATTCGATCGACCACGCTTTGCTTGCCTTCGGCGCGTTCTATGCCGGCGTTCCGTTCTGCCCGGTGTCACCGGCCTATTCGCTGGTGTCGAAAGATTACGGCAAGCTGTCCTACCTGATGAAGCTGCTGACGCCGGGCTTGGTCTTCGCCGAGGACGCCGACAAGTTCGCGGACGCGCTCGCGGCCAATGTCTCGCACGGCACCGAAATCGCGGCGTCCTATGGCAGCGTGCCAGGCCGCGACGTCACGCTGCTGGCCGATCTCATGGCGACACCCCTTCGCAGCGATCTCGACGCGGTGCACGGCAAGATCGGCCCCGACACGATCGCGAAATTCCTGCTGACCTCGGGCTCGACCGGCAATCCCAAGGCCGTCATCAACACCCAGCGCATGATCTGCGCCAACCAGGTGATGCTGCGCGAGACGCTCGCCTTCCTCAAGGACGAGCCTCCCGTCATCATCGACTGGCTGCCCTGGAACCACACCTTCGGCGGCAACCACAATATCGGGCTGACGCTCTACAACGGCGGCTCGATGTATCTCGATGCCGGCAAGCCGATGCCCGGCGGCATCGAGGAGACCGTGCGCAATCTCCAGGAGATTTCGCCGACGGTCTATTTCAACGTGCCCAAGGGCTATGAATCGCTGCTGCCCTATTTGCGCGACGACCAGGGCCTGCGCGCAAAGTTCTTCGACCGGCTGCACGCGATGTTCTTCTCCGGCGCGGCGCTGTCGCCTTTCGTCTGGAACAGCCTCGACGAACTCGCGGTGAAGGAGAAGGGCTATCGCGTGCCGATGCTGACCGGACTGGGCGCCACCGAGACCGCGCCCTTCTTCATGTCGGTCAATCCTCGCACCAGCCGCTCCGGCCATGTCGGCCTGCCCGTATCAGGCAACGACGCCAAGCTGGTGCCGAACAACGGCAAGCTCGAAGTCCGCGCCAAGGGGCCGAACGTGATGCCCGGCTACTGGCGACAGCCCGACATCAGCGCAAAGTCCTTCGACGAGGAGGGATTTTACAAGATGGGCGATGCGCTCAAACCCGCCGATCTCAACGATCTCAACGCCGGCTTCGATTTCGACGGCCGCGTCAGCGAGGATTTCAAGCTTGCGAGCGGCACCTGGGTGAGCGTCGGCCCGCTGCGCGCGCGCCTCACCGCGGCTTGCGCGCCCTTGGTGCGCGATGTCGTCATCGCCGGCATCAACCGCGACGAAGTCTCCGCACTCGTCGTCCTCGATCTCGACGGCTGCCGCCTGGTCAACCCGACGCTGCCAGCCGACGATCTCACCGTCACCGCGCGCGACCGCCTTGTGCGGGAGGCTTTTCGCGAGCGCCTGACACGTTTCCTCACCCAAGCCACCGGCTCCTCGACGCGGGTCACACGCGCGATCCTGATGGACACGCCGCTCTCGATCGACAAGGGCGAGGTCACCGACAAGGGCTCGATCAACCAGCGCGCGGTGCTCGAGCATCGCACCGCATTGATCGACGAGCTCTACGCTGCCAATCCATCGGACCGTGTGATATCGGTCGGCTAA
- a CDS encoding SDR family NAD(P)-dependent oxidoreductase: protein MLLKDQAAIVTGGASGLGAATARKLAAQGAKVAVCDLNAKLAETVAAEIKGVAVTCDVSDAASAEAAIAQATKAHGPARVLVNCAGIGVAKRVVGRDGPMALADFDKVIKVNLIGTFNMLRLAATEMSRLEPQASGERGVIINTASVAAYDGQIGQSAYSASKGGIVGMTLPIARELAQFGVRVLTIAPGLFLTPLLANLPQEAQDSLAAAIPFPRRLGNADEFAALALHMVENSYLNGEVVRLDGSLRMAPK, encoded by the coding sequence ATGTTGTTGAAGGATCAGGCAGCCATCGTCACCGGCGGCGCATCGGGACTGGGCGCTGCGACCGCGCGCAAACTGGCGGCGCAAGGCGCCAAGGTCGCGGTGTGCGATCTCAATGCTAAGCTTGCGGAAACCGTTGCCGCCGAGATCAAGGGCGTCGCCGTCACCTGCGACGTCTCCGACGCCGCCTCTGCTGAAGCCGCGATCGCGCAGGCAACCAAGGCCCACGGCCCCGCCCGCGTGCTGGTCAACTGCGCCGGCATCGGCGTGGCAAAGCGCGTCGTCGGCCGCGACGGCCCAATGGCGCTCGCCGATTTCGACAAGGTGATCAAGGTCAATCTGATCGGCACCTTCAACATGCTGCGCCTTGCCGCGACCGAGATGTCCAGGCTCGAGCCGCAGGCGAGCGGCGAGCGCGGCGTCATCATCAACACCGCCTCCGTCGCCGCCTATGACGGCCAGATCGGCCAGTCGGCCTATTCGGCTTCGAAGGGCGGCATCGTCGGCATGACCTTGCCGATCGCACGCGAACTCGCCCAGTTCGGCGTTCGCGTGCTGACCATCGCGCCCGGCCTGTTCCTCACGCCCCTGCTCGCCAATCTGCCGCAGGAAGCCCAGGACTCGCTTGCCGCCGCGATCCCTTTCCCGCGCCGTCTCGGCAACGCCGACGAGTTCGCGGCGCTCGCGCTGCACATGGTCGAGAATTCCTACCTCAACGGCGAAGTGGTGCGCCTCGACGGCTCGCTGCGCATGGCGCCCAAGTAG
- a CDS encoding thioesterase family protein translates to MFVNRRDVQIQWGDCDPANIVYYPRYFAMFDDSTSTLFEVAGFSKQDLVRKYGLVGIPMVDTRSKFYIPSTYGDWITIETRIESIKRSSFEVKHNVYKGEALAIEGFETRVLVGRDPDNPDRLKSAPFPPEMVAKFTGS, encoded by the coding sequence ATGTTCGTGAACCGGCGCGACGTCCAGATCCAGTGGGGCGACTGCGACCCCGCCAACATCGTCTACTACCCGCGTTATTTCGCGATGTTCGACGATTCGACGTCGACCCTGTTCGAGGTCGCCGGCTTCTCCAAGCAGGACCTGGTCCGCAAATACGGCCTGGTGGGCATCCCCATGGTCGACACGCGGTCCAAGTTCTATATCCCCTCGACCTATGGCGACTGGATCACCATCGAAACCAGAATCGAGAGCATCAAGCGCTCGAGCTTCGAGGTAAAGCACAACGTCTACAAGGGCGAAGCCCTGGCCATCGAAGGTTTCGAGACCCGCGTCCTGGTTGGCCGCGATCCCGACAACCCCGACAGACTGAAATCGGCGCCATTCCCTCCGGAAATGGTAGCCAAATTCACAGGAAGCTAA
- a CDS encoding ABC transporter substrate-binding protein, with protein MKHFYLTAAIAAATLVLPALPALAQTNEITIGISVTTTGPAAALGIPERNALEFVPKEIGGVPLKVIVLDDGGDPTTATTNARRFVTESKADIIMGSSTTPPSIAVSNVANEAGIPHFGLAPFPITPERAKWSVSMPQPIPIMGKVLYQHMKAHNVKTVGYIGYSDSYGDLWFNDFKAQGVPMGMTMVDEERFARPDTSVTGQVLKLVAANPDAILVGASGTAAALPQTELRDRGYKGLIYQTHGAASMDFIRIAGKAAEGVLMASGPVMDPEDQPDSALTKKPGLALNTAYEAKYGPHSRSQFAGHSYDAFEVLKRIIPTALKTAKPGTPEFREAIRQAWLTERDIAASQGVYNFTEKDRYGLDDRSRILLTVKDGKYTLAK; from the coding sequence ATGAAACACTTTTACCTGACCGCCGCCATCGCGGCAGCGACGCTGGTGCTGCCGGCCCTGCCCGCACTGGCCCAGACCAACGAAATCACCATCGGCATCAGCGTCACCACCACGGGTCCTGCGGCCGCTCTCGGCATTCCCGAGCGCAATGCGCTGGAATTCGTGCCGAAGGAGATCGGCGGCGTGCCGCTGAAGGTGATCGTGCTCGACGACGGCGGCGACCCGACCACGGCAACCACGAACGCGCGCCGCTTCGTCACGGAGTCCAAGGCCGACATCATCATGGGCTCGTCGACGACGCCGCCCTCGATCGCGGTCTCCAACGTCGCCAACGAAGCCGGCATTCCGCATTTCGGCCTCGCGCCATTCCCGATCACGCCGGAGCGTGCCAAGTGGTCGGTGTCGATGCCGCAGCCCATTCCGATCATGGGCAAGGTGCTCTATCAGCACATGAAAGCCCACAACGTGAAGACGGTCGGCTATATCGGCTATTCCGATTCCTACGGCGACCTCTGGTTCAACGACTTCAAGGCCCAGGGCGTGCCGATGGGCATGACCATGGTCGACGAAGAACGCTTCGCGCGACCCGACACGTCCGTCACTGGACAGGTCCTGAAGCTCGTCGCGGCCAATCCCGACGCGATCCTGGTCGGCGCATCGGGTACGGCGGCCGCGCTGCCGCAGACCGAGCTGCGCGATCGCGGCTACAAGGGCCTGATCTACCAGACCCACGGCGCTGCCAGCATGGACTTCATCCGCATCGCCGGCAAAGCCGCCGAAGGCGTGCTGATGGCGTCCGGTCCGGTGATGGATCCGGAAGATCAGCCCGACAGCGCCCTCACCAAGAAGCCGGGTCTGGCGCTCAACACCGCCTATGAAGCCAAATACGGCCCGCACAGCCGCAGCCAGTTCGCCGGCCATTCCTACGACGCTTTCGAGGTGCTGAAGCGCATCATTCCGACCGCACTGAAGACGGCCAAACCCGGCACGCCGGAATTCCGCGAAGCCATTCGCCAGGCCTGGCTGACCGAACGGGACATCGCGGCAAGCCAGGGCGTCTACAACTTCACCGAGAAGGATCGCTACGGCCTCGACGATCGCTCGCGCATCCTGCTCACGGTCAAGGACGGAAAATACACGCTCGCGAAGTAA
- a CDS encoding glutathione S-transferase family protein, protein MITLYGFGTGFGLPEISPFVTKTEVQLKMAGLPYRKERAMPPASPKGQLPFIDDGGEAVADSTFIRAHVERRYGFDFDAGLSLQERAQAWAFERMIEHHVYWALVGARWVDAANFAKGPAHFFDGAPEHNREKLREDAQFRVAENYLLSGLGRHAPDDDVDLAVRSLFALSVQLGDKSYLMGNGPCGVDATAFGALAGILTPFFESGLRERAEGFPNLTAYVDRMMDSYYPEFAWTPLRQAA, encoded by the coding sequence ATGATCACGCTTTACGGTTTTGGTACGGGCTTCGGCCTGCCGGAAATCAGCCCCTTCGTTACCAAGACCGAGGTACAGCTCAAGATGGCGGGACTGCCCTACCGGAAGGAGCGGGCGATGCCGCCGGCTTCCCCCAAGGGCCAGCTGCCTTTCATAGATGACGGCGGCGAAGCGGTGGCCGATTCCACCTTCATCCGCGCCCATGTCGAGCGCCGCTACGGCTTCGATTTCGACGCCGGCCTCTCCTTGCAGGAGCGCGCGCAAGCCTGGGCGTTCGAGCGCATGATCGAGCATCACGTCTATTGGGCGCTGGTCGGTGCACGCTGGGTCGATGCCGCCAATTTCGCCAAGGGGCCTGCGCATTTCTTCGACGGCGCGCCCGAGCACAACCGCGAGAAGCTGCGCGAAGACGCGCAATTCCGCGTCGCCGAGAATTATCTGCTCTCCGGCCTCGGCCGCCACGCCCCCGACGACGATGTCGATCTCGCGGTCCGTTCGCTGTTCGCGCTGTCGGTGCAACTCGGCGACAAATCCTATCTGATGGGCAACGGGCCCTGCGGCGTGGACGCGACCGCGTTCGGCGCCCTAGCTGGCATCTTGACGCCGTTCTTCGAATCCGGCCTGCGCGAGCGCGCGGAAGGATTTCCCAACCTCACTGCCTATGTCGACCGGATGATGGACAGCTACTATCCGGAATTCGCCTGGACGCCGCTGCGGCAGGCAGCCTGA
- a CDS encoding YafY family protein — translation MRRADRLFQIIQVLRRTRKPLTADAIAAELETSKRTIYRDIATLIGQRVPIRGEAGMGYILEKGFDLPPLMLTPDEIEAAVLGAQWVAGHADSTLARAAEDLMAKIADTVPERLRPFVLEPASRARPSWNREPDRLDMARTRTQIHEGKKIMLRYRDEQGRPSERMIWPISVGYLEAVRLLAAWCELRSDFRSFRTDRVVDATYLDERYPERRDVLRAKWRQSLVWGPPKDT, via the coding sequence ATGAGACGCGCCGACCGGCTGTTTCAGATCATCCAGGTGCTGAGGCGCACCCGTAAGCCGCTGACGGCGGACGCGATTGCCGCCGAGCTCGAGACCTCGAAGCGAACGATCTATCGCGACATCGCGACGCTGATCGGCCAGCGCGTGCCGATCCGCGGCGAAGCCGGCATGGGCTACATCCTGGAGAAGGGTTTCGACCTGCCGCCGTTGATGCTGACACCCGACGAGATCGAGGCGGCAGTGCTTGGCGCGCAATGGGTCGCGGGCCACGCCGATTCCACGCTCGCGCGTGCGGCCGAGGATTTGATGGCCAAGATCGCCGACACCGTGCCGGAACGGCTGCGCCCCTTCGTGCTGGAGCCGGCGAGCCGGGCGCGACCGAGTTGGAACAGGGAGCCGGATCGCCTCGACATGGCACGCACGCGCACGCAGATCCACGAAGGCAAGAAAATCATGCTGCGCTATCGCGACGAGCAGGGCCGCCCCAGCGAGCGCATGATCTGGCCGATCTCGGTCGGCTATCTCGAAGCCGTTCGCCTGCTCGCGGCGTGGTGCGAGCTGCGCAGCGACTTCCGCAGCTTCCGCACCGACCGCGTCGTGGATGCGACCTATCTCGACGAAAGATATCCGGAAAGACGCGACGTGCTGCGCGCGAAATGGCGACAGAGCCTGGTCTGGGGACCGCCGAAGGACACATGA
- a CDS encoding YkgJ family cysteine cluster protein, translating to MTLMKETDLSSCCQSCGACCGYSQNWPRFSIESDEELALIPEALVNARQSGMRCEGDRCSALQGEIGKATACGIYAVRPEVCRTCMPGDAECAMARRKFGLPSIETA from the coding sequence ATGACGCTGATGAAGGAGACCGATCTGTCGAGCTGTTGCCAGAGCTGCGGCGCCTGCTGTGGCTATTCGCAGAACTGGCCGCGCTTCTCGATCGAGAGCGACGAGGAGCTCGCGCTGATTCCGGAAGCGCTCGTCAACGCGCGGCAATCCGGCATGCGCTGCGAGGGTGATCGCTGTTCAGCGTTGCAGGGAGAGATCGGCAAGGCGACCGCTTGCGGCATCTATGCGGTGCGGCCGGAGGTGTGCCGCACCTGCATGCCGGGTGACGCCGAATGCGCGATGGCGCGGCGGAAGTTCGGGCTGCCGTCGATAGAGACCGCTTAG
- a CDS encoding DUF3307 domain-containing protein has product MLLLTFKHIIADFVLQTAWMAHGKDQKHGWALPLLVHCLIHLAVALPLILIVAPKFWFVALIDFVIHITIDRAKGLVSANCGVNQEHPWFWTLIGVDQALHHLTGFGLSIFMAAN; this is encoded by the coding sequence ATGTTGCTGCTTACCTTCAAGCACATCATCGCCGATTTCGTCCTGCAAACGGCCTGGATGGCGCACGGCAAGGACCAGAAGCACGGCTGGGCGCTGCCGCTTCTGGTGCATTGCCTGATTCATCTTGCGGTTGCGCTGCCGCTGATCCTGATCGTCGCGCCGAAATTCTGGTTCGTGGCGCTGATCGATTTCGTCATCCACATCACGATCGATCGGGCCAAGGGCCTGGTCTCGGCCAATTGTGGCGTCAACCAGGAGCACCCCTGGTTCTGGACACTGATCGGCGTCGACCAGGCGCTGCATCACCTGACAGGCTTCGGCCTTTCGATCTTCATGGCGGCGAACTAG
- a CDS encoding TAXI family TRAP transporter solute-binding subunit, with product MSAEGPTSPTELPPPRRPKVIKTNQQQVLLYVVLTLLLSLATVWGGRAMLHNSETLTFAVGAPNSDEALFANKLATLLKNNASRFRIKVVNNPDNAKAVAQFDRRQADLAVLRTDAKVPLRARALAILEHDLVLLLGPGNKKVKSLAELKKKKVAVLADSDTSLAFVRSILGVADGPDTAKVQMAPQGSTLDKLFAPSNGFNAVIVVVHTSKAVRDKAYEQVAKRGGFTLNAIDEAKALARKFPGISEETLTAGTLSASPEIPDDDLDTIGLEWLLVAQSRMSLTTAGDIARIVYENKSALGLDNGFATHIEPASVEKDSYVMAHQGAADYINDDTKSFMDKYSDMMYLGAAALSVIGSIFAAIYAKITRIAPEKASQLSTAILDIGERIEHAHSLDQLECLQDELESILRGAVIGLRDGTISTDGLDTFKLGYEFVRDEIGMRRDYLKRHANEVEKVAAPPPPHDDSNVVVVKTAQSA from the coding sequence ATGAGTGCTGAAGGCCCGACCTCGCCGACCGAGCTTCCGCCGCCCCGGCGTCCCAAGGTGATCAAGACCAACCAGCAGCAGGTCCTGCTGTATGTCGTTCTGACCCTGCTGTTGTCGCTGGCGACCGTTTGGGGCGGCCGAGCCATGTTGCACAATTCGGAGACGCTGACCTTTGCCGTTGGTGCTCCCAACAGCGACGAGGCCCTGTTCGCGAACAAGCTCGCCACACTGCTGAAGAACAACGCCTCGCGCTTCCGGATCAAGGTTGTCAACAACCCCGACAACGCGAAGGCGGTCGCACAGTTCGATCGCAGGCAGGCCGATCTTGCCGTCCTGCGCACCGATGCCAAGGTGCCCCTTCGCGCGCGTGCACTGGCGATCCTGGAGCATGATCTCGTGCTGCTGCTGGGCCCCGGCAACAAGAAGGTCAAGTCACTGGCCGAGTTGAAGAAGAAGAAGGTCGCGGTTCTCGCGGACAGCGACACCTCGCTCGCTTTCGTCCGCAGCATCCTCGGTGTTGCTGACGGCCCAGACACCGCCAAGGTCCAGATGGCGCCGCAGGGGTCGACGTTGGACAAGCTGTTCGCGCCGTCGAATGGCTTCAACGCAGTGATCGTCGTCGTCCACACCTCCAAGGCCGTGCGCGACAAGGCCTATGAGCAGGTCGCCAAGCGAGGCGGCTTCACGCTGAACGCAATCGACGAGGCCAAAGCGCTGGCACGCAAATTCCCCGGAATTTCCGAGGAGACATTGACGGCCGGCACGCTGTCCGCCTCGCCCGAAATCCCCGACGACGATCTCGACACGATCGGGCTCGAATGGCTGCTGGTCGCGCAATCCAGGATGTCGCTGACCACCGCCGGGGACATCGCGCGTATCGTCTACGAGAACAAGTCCGCGCTTGGCCTCGACAACGGCTTTGCCACGCACATCGAGCCGGCCTCCGTCGAGAAGGACTCCTACGTGATGGCGCATCAGGGCGCGGCCGACTACATCAACGACGACACCAAGTCGTTCATGGATAAATACAGCGACATGATGTATCTGGGCGCTGCCGCGCTCAGCGTCATCGGCTCGATCTTCGCTGCGATCTACGCCAAGATCACCCGCATCGCGCCGGAGAAGGCGAGCCAGCTCTCCACCGCCATCCTCGACATCGGCGAACGCATCGAGCACGCCCATTCGCTGGACCAGCTCGAATGCCTCCAGGACGAACTCGAGAGCATCCTGCGCGGCGCGGTCATCGGCCTGCGCGACGGCACGATCAGTACCGACGGGCTCGACACGTTCAAGCTGGGCTACGAATTCGTCCGCGACGAGATCGGGATGCGCCGCGACTATCTGAAGCGCCACGCCAACGAGGTCGAGAAGGTCGCTGCCCCCCCTCCCCCGCATGATGACAGCAATGTCGTGGTGGTGAAAACAGCTCAGAGCGCCTGA
- a CDS encoding cyclic nucleotide-gated ion channel, producing the protein MSKPMFPALAQFVAATAGRNMTKAAYVAVAVGVLSMVLLTVDPAYETAHRWIDVLLWACLVYFVFEWLVRLRHMARQGRLGLYVSSSAGVVDAMGALAVPVALILGAEPKTAWLLSVLWVLKVVPGIPGLRQLRRVLVLESGPLISVLVIFLMVVFLASVAEYFLERDVQPQTFGSVPAALWWAVVTLTTTGYGDVVPVTSLGRMVAALVMISGLGVFGLWTGILATGFAAETRRDNFLKTWESVSKVPFFAALGPAAIADVTHMLRTMELPARTMIIRKGAQGDCMYFIAAGAVEVDLPGKKVQLGEGAFFGEMALLGNNMRGANVSTTKVSRLLVLDLVDFRVLMARHPDLAETIDAEARRRALENK; encoded by the coding sequence ATGTCCAAGCCGATGTTTCCCGCTCTGGCCCAGTTCGTGGCCGCGACCGCCGGCCGCAACATGACCAAGGCGGCCTATGTGGCTGTGGCCGTCGGCGTGCTCAGCATGGTGCTGCTGACGGTCGATCCGGCCTATGAAACAGCGCACCGCTGGATCGATGTCCTGCTGTGGGCCTGCCTCGTCTATTTCGTATTCGAATGGCTGGTCCGACTGCGTCACATGGCGCGGCAGGGGCGGCTGGGCCTTTACGTATCCTCCTCCGCCGGGGTGGTTGATGCAATGGGGGCGCTGGCGGTGCCGGTGGCACTGATCCTCGGCGCCGAGCCCAAGACGGCCTGGCTGCTGAGTGTGCTCTGGGTCTTGAAGGTCGTGCCGGGCATTCCAGGCCTGCGCCAGCTCCGCCGCGTGCTCGTGCTGGAATCGGGACCGCTGATCAGCGTGCTCGTCATCTTCCTGATGGTGGTTTTCCTCGCCTCCGTCGCCGAATATTTCCTAGAGCGGGATGTGCAGCCGCAAACCTTTGGCAGCGTCCCCGCCGCGCTATGGTGGGCCGTCGTCACGCTGACCACGACAGGCTACGGCGACGTCGTACCGGTTACGTCGCTCGGCCGCATGGTGGCGGCACTGGTGATGATCTCCGGCCTCGGCGTGTTCGGCCTCTGGACCGGTATTCTGGCGACCGGATTCGCGGCGGAGACGCGGCGGGACAACTTCCTCAAGACCTGGGAATCCGTCAGCAAGGTACCGTTCTTCGCGGCGCTGGGCCCGGCGGCCATCGCCGACGTCACCCATATGCTGCGCACCATGGAGCTTCCGGCGCGCACCATGATCATCCGCAAGGGCGCGCAAGGCGACTGCATGTATTTCATCGCCGCCGGCGCCGTCGAGGTCGACCTCCCCGGCAAGAAGGTCCAACTCGGCGAAGGCGCTTTCTTCGGCGAGATGGCGCTGCTCGGCAACAACATGCGCGGCGCCAACGTCTCGACCACGAAGGTATCGCGACTGCTGGTGCTCGACCTCGTCGACTTCCGCGTGCTGATGGCACGGCACCCTGATCTCGCCGAGACCATCGATGCCGAGGCGAGACGGCGCGCGCTCGAAAACAAGTGA
- a CDS encoding enoyl-CoA hydratase/isomerase family protein, with translation MSDTADAASSPVLEISGPRATIRLNRPKHLNRLQAEDLGELVKLFDRVEADPDIRVLVLTGTGRAFSAGYDLNSVAERAISVNEQQSAGSAFEIVVNRLEDLGVPTICRLNGGVYGGSTDLALACDFRIGVDTAEMFMPAARLGLHYYRSGIKRYVTRLGVDNAKKLFLTAQKITAPEMLRIGYLTAMVPVETLDEEVDKLASILAGNAPNAMRGMKHAINEFARGELDERAADQRHRDSMRGDEIKEGIKAFAEKRLPNF, from the coding sequence ATGTCGGACACAGCCGACGCTGCAAGCAGCCCCGTGCTCGAAATCTCCGGCCCCCGCGCCACCATCCGCCTCAACCGGCCCAAGCATCTCAACCGTCTCCAGGCCGAGGACCTCGGCGAGCTGGTCAAGTTGTTCGACCGGGTCGAGGCCGATCCTGACATTCGTGTTCTTGTGCTGACAGGGACAGGACGGGCTTTCTCGGCAGGCTACGACCTCAATTCGGTCGCCGAACGGGCGATCAGCGTCAACGAGCAACAGAGCGCGGGCTCGGCCTTCGAGATTGTCGTTAACCGGCTGGAGGATCTCGGCGTTCCGACGATCTGCCGGCTCAACGGTGGCGTCTATGGCGGCTCGACCGACCTCGCACTCGCCTGCGATTTCCGCATCGGCGTCGATACCGCCGAGATGTTCATGCCCGCGGCACGGCTCGGGCTGCACTATTACAGGAGCGGCATCAAACGCTACGTGACGCGGCTCGGCGTCGACAATGCCAAGAAGCTGTTCCTCACCGCGCAGAAGATCACCGCACCGGAGATGCTGCGGATCGGCTATCTCACCGCCATGGTGCCGGTGGAGACACTCGACGAGGAAGTCGACAAGCTCGCCAGCATCCTCGCCGGCAATGCGCCGAACGCGATGCGCGGCATGAAACACGCCATCAACGAATTCGCCCGCGGCGAGCTCGACGAGCGAGCTGCCGATCAACGCCACCGCGACAGCATGCGCGGCGACGAGATCAAGGAAGGCATCAAGGCCTTTGCGGAGAAGCGGCTGCCGAATTTTTGA
- a CDS encoding DUF6157 family protein — translation MTKPIHTTNCFDTFIRVAEDCPARSGEEPPPRAGRPTVAGLQYAMIANAPYTYTSDDVVFATSAQGRELGAKATSPERNAARAAFFSRGQACMRASGLGKRYGWGVHADSEGRIAIYAVDSKRYHALSRDSKLTQTRAMRSKRA, via the coding sequence ATGACCAAGCCGATCCATACGACCAATTGTTTCGATACGTTCATCCGGGTTGCCGAGGACTGTCCGGCGCGCTCCGGTGAGGAGCCGCCGCCGCGGGCAGGGCGGCCGACGGTGGCGGGGCTGCAATATGCGATGATCGCGAATGCACCTTATACGTACACGTCCGACGACGTGGTTTTCGCGACCTCCGCGCAAGGGCGCGAACTTGGAGCCAAGGCGACCAGCCCGGAAAGGAACGCCGCACGCGCTGCGTTCTTCTCGCGCGGCCAGGCCTGCATGCGTGCCTCAGGCCTCGGCAAGCGCTACGGCTGGGGCGTGCACGCCGACAGCGAAGGCCGCATCGCGATCTATGCTGTCGACAGCAAGCGCTATCATGCGCTGTCGCGGGATTCAAAGCTCACGCAAACGCGTGCGATGCGGTCGAAGCGAGCGTGA